In a genomic window of SAR324 cluster bacterium:
- a CDS encoding ABC-F family ATP-binding cassette domain-containing protein, which yields MPASLLVSAQSISKSFGVHSLFSDISLSFFEEERLGLIGPNGAGKSTLLKIMAGLETPDSGSVSLKRGTHLVYLAQKDQLDAEKTVEQTLLDSMPAELGDAEHFSRIREVTRLMAFEKLDQKVGTLSGGWRKRLSIVQALIQKPDILLMDEPTNHLDLQGILQLESLLKQAPFAFVLVSHDRYFLENTTNRTVELNRQFPGGFLKIDGNYSEFLQNKEDFLAGQLQQESVLANKVRREIEWLRRGPKARSTKAQYRIDSAYQLQNELGEVKARNAQNKSAQIDFEATHRKTRLLVEATDLKIARSETTLCEHLNLQLSPGKCLGILGQNGSGKSSLIHALTGDLKPEHGTITRAEGIRMVIFDQKREQLNYNQTLRQALSPAGDSVVFRDRSIHVASWAKRFLFSSDQLGMPVADLSGGEQARILIANLMLKPADVLLLDEPTNDLDIPTLEVLEESLGEFPGALVLITHDRFLIDRLSDQLLYLDGNGHAEYFADYDQWLQSWNRQQSLQKNAGKDPQKKQTKKLTFEEQKELGRIDKKIEKAEEAVAVLQQKMHESEITSNVQKLSELYAQLQEAEDKVAQLYQRWEELEALSQ from the coding sequence ATGCCAGCCTCCTTACTCGTCAGTGCGCAATCCATTTCAAAATCTTTTGGTGTCCATTCATTGTTCTCCGACATTTCCCTCAGTTTTTTTGAGGAAGAACGCCTTGGTTTGATAGGTCCGAATGGCGCGGGAAAATCTACTTTGCTTAAAATCATGGCTGGTCTGGAAACTCCGGATTCAGGGTCGGTTTCATTGAAACGGGGAACACATCTGGTTTATCTGGCCCAGAAAGATCAGCTTGATGCTGAAAAAACCGTCGAACAAACGTTGCTGGATTCCATGCCGGCTGAACTTGGCGATGCCGAGCATTTCAGCCGTATCCGTGAAGTGACCCGGTTGATGGCGTTTGAGAAACTGGACCAAAAAGTGGGAACTCTGTCTGGAGGGTGGCGCAAGCGCCTTTCGATTGTCCAGGCCCTGATTCAAAAGCCGGATATTCTACTGATGGATGAACCCACCAACCATCTGGATCTACAGGGGATTCTGCAACTGGAAAGCCTGTTGAAGCAGGCACCTTTCGCCTTTGTGCTGGTCAGTCATGACCGTTATTTCCTGGAAAACACCACCAACCGTACCGTGGAACTCAATCGACAATTCCCTGGAGGATTTCTCAAAATTGATGGAAATTACAGCGAGTTTTTGCAAAATAAAGAGGACTTCCTCGCCGGACAACTGCAACAGGAATCGGTGCTGGCCAACAAGGTTCGACGTGAAATTGAATGGCTCCGCAGAGGCCCCAAAGCACGATCCACCAAAGCCCAATACCGGATTGACAGCGCGTATCAGTTACAAAATGAACTGGGCGAGGTCAAGGCCCGCAATGCCCAGAATAAATCCGCGCAGATTGATTTTGAAGCGACTCACCGCAAAACCAGACTATTGGTGGAAGCCACTGATCTTAAAATCGCACGGAGTGAAACAACATTGTGCGAACATCTGAATCTGCAACTCTCTCCAGGTAAATGTCTTGGAATTCTGGGACAGAATGGTAGCGGGAAAAGTTCACTGATTCATGCTCTGACCGGAGATTTAAAACCTGAACATGGAACCATCACCCGAGCCGAGGGCATCAGGATGGTGATTTTTGATCAGAAACGGGAACAACTCAATTATAACCAGACCCTGCGGCAAGCCCTTTCTCCAGCCGGAGACAGTGTCGTATTTCGGGATCGGTCCATCCATGTCGCATCCTGGGCAAAGCGTTTCCTGTTTTCCAGTGACCAGTTGGGCATGCCGGTAGCGGATCTTTCAGGAGGTGAGCAGGCACGGATCCTGATCGCCAATCTGATGCTGAAACCCGCTGATGTGCTGTTGCTGGACGAACCCACCAATGATCTGGATATTCCAACGCTGGAAGTTCTCGAAGAAAGTCTTGGCGAATTTCCCGGGGCCCTCGTGCTGATCACCCATGACAGGTTTCTCATCGACCGCCTCAGCGATCAACTGCTCTATCTGGATGGAAACGGACATGCGGAATATTTTGCGGATTATGACCAGTGGCTCCAGTCCTGGAACCGGCAACAGTCGCTTCAGAAAAACGCGGGGAAAGATCCACAAAAGAAACAGACCAAAAAACTGACGTTTGAAGAACAGAAGGAATTGGGAAGGATTGATAAAAAAATTGAAAAAGCCGAAGAAGCCGTGGCCGTGCTCCAACAGAAAATGCACGAATCTGAAATCACCAGCAATGTCCAGAAACTTTCCGAACTCTACGCCCAGCTTCAGGAGGCGGAAGACAAGGTTGCCCAACTTTATCAACGATGGGAAGAACTGGAAGCACTCAGCCAATGA
- a CDS encoding AAA family ATPase, whose translation MLKPGVRNIAYGASDFERIRTENRYYVDKTRFIPMLEENYYQFLIRPRRFGKSLWVSILETYYDITKKDRFENFFKGLWIGDHPTEERNSYLVLALNFSGVSSDIREVRTSFEAYCHIRIRGFLYRYRQFFTEQEIQKWNNPALPVATLLSDLFETCLQRELPLYLLIDEYDNFANTILSTAGTEAYHDLTHGEGFFRNFFTVLKEGTSHSGSGLKRLFITGVSPVTMDDVTSGFNIGSNLSLSPSLNAMVGFTREEVLEMLDYYQREGAFVQDRDETMDIFDEWYDGYQFAPGQRDSLYNTDMVVYYMRDCIQTGQPPYELLDQNIRIDYGKLRHLLLVSRQLNGNFDLLKNIMDTGQALSPIHTSFPLEHLTIPDNFMSLLYFFGLLTIEAEEMGDFHLKIPNRTIGLLMYEYLREAWRDVGTFRVELWKLRSLVRDMAWKGDWEPFFDFLAGAVAAQTSIRDYMKGEKVIQGFLLAYLHLNDFLLSHSERELGKGYADLFLEPFLLKYPEMSWGYLIELKYIKRDELTDTRLEQEITKAQTQLRQYLADDRLKQYPAHVTFTGIILVYHGWELVYRGAVQSMSST comes from the coding sequence ATGCTCAAACCCGGAGTCCGCAACATCGCTTACGGTGCGTCTGACTTTGAACGCATCCGTACAGAAAACCGCTATTATGTGGATAAAACCCGTTTCATTCCGATGCTGGAAGAAAATTACTACCAGTTTTTGATCCGCCCGCGGCGGTTCGGGAAGTCGCTGTGGGTGTCCATTCTGGAGACGTATTACGACATCACCAAAAAAGACCGGTTCGAGAATTTTTTCAAGGGACTCTGGATCGGGGATCATCCCACGGAGGAACGGAATTCCTATCTGGTGCTGGCGCTCAATTTTTCAGGTGTGAGTTCGGATATCCGGGAAGTTCGTACCAGTTTTGAAGCGTATTGCCACATCAGGATTAGGGGCTTTTTGTATCGGTACCGTCAGTTTTTTACAGAACAGGAAATCCAGAAATGGAACAATCCCGCTTTGCCGGTGGCGACCTTGCTGTCCGACCTGTTTGAGACCTGCCTGCAACGTGAGTTGCCGTTGTATCTCCTCATTGATGAGTATGACAATTTCGCCAACACCATTCTTTCGACCGCGGGAACCGAAGCCTATCATGACCTGACGCACGGCGAGGGTTTTTTCCGGAATTTCTTCACGGTGCTCAAGGAAGGCACGAGTCACAGTGGTTCGGGGCTGAAGCGGCTGTTCATCACCGGGGTCTCGCCCGTGACAATGGATGATGTGACCAGCGGTTTCAACATCGGCAGTAACCTCAGTCTGTCGCCGTCCCTCAACGCAATGGTGGGATTCACCCGTGAAGAAGTTCTGGAGATGCTGGACTATTACCAGCGCGAAGGCGCATTTGTTCAGGACAGGGACGAAACCATGGACATTTTTGATGAATGGTATGACGGCTACCAGTTCGCGCCGGGACAGCGTGACAGTCTGTATAACACGGACATGGTCGTGTATTATATGCGGGATTGTATCCAGACCGGTCAACCGCCGTATGAACTGCTGGATCAGAACATCCGTATCGACTATGGCAAACTGCGGCATCTACTGCTGGTGAGCCGTCAGCTCAACGGCAATTTCGATCTGCTCAAAAATATCATGGATACCGGACAGGCGCTGAGTCCGATCCACACGAGTTTTCCGTTGGAGCACCTGACGATCCCTGACAACTTCATGTCCCTGCTGTATTTTTTCGGCCTGCTGACCATTGAGGCCGAGGAGATGGGAGATTTCCACCTGAAAATTCCCAACCGGACCATCGGGCTACTGATGTATGAATATCTGCGGGAAGCGTGGCGGGATGTGGGAACGTTTCGGGTGGAACTGTGGAAACTGCGGAGCCTGGTTCGGGACATGGCCTGGAAAGGCGACTGGGAACCGTTCTTTGATTTTCTGGCCGGGGCGGTGGCGGCGCAAACCAGTATTCGGGACTACATGAAAGGCGAAAAAGTGATTCAGGGTTTTTTGCTGGCCTATCTGCATCTGAATGATTTTCTGCTGAGTCACAGCGAACGGGAACTGGGCAAAGGCTACGCGGATCTGTTTCTGGAACCGTTTCTGCTCAAATACCCCGAAATGTCGTGGGGCTATCTCATCGAATTGAAATATATCAAACGCGACGAACTCACCGACACCCGGCTTGAGCAGGAAATCACGAAAGCCCAAACCCAGTTGCGGCAATATCTGGCGGATGACCGACTCAAACAATACCCCGCTCATGTGACCTTCACCGGCATCATCCTGGTCTATCACGGCTGGGAACTGGTGTATCGGGGAGCGGTCCAGTCAATGTCATCAACTTAA
- a CDS encoding AAA family ATPase: MLRLPYGISHFPKLVNENYHFIDRTPFLEKLENLPEAYLVFLRPRRFGKSLWISILHHYYGLEHKHRFGELFGKYRIGQQPTPLAGTYHVLRFEFSGIHTDTPESTRQGFAFNVLSGLRNFEQDYGLTPLDFADNLEASQLLKQFLDQHKDKKIYLLIDEYDHFANEILGFQFDHFSDMVSGNGFVRKFYEAIKEATGRGIIDRMFITGVSPVTLDSLTSGFNIAKHLSLSKIFHPMMGFTEEETREIFQGVGCTEDRIEAVMADARKWYNGYRFEPDCPRFYNPDMVLYFANEYSHELKYPREMLDVNIASDYGKIRRLFDLRDRQRNHEVLDQLMREGCLYSSLTSQFSFDKRFTTQDFISLLFYLGLISIDQDMGNRLRFKIPNYVMEGLYWQFFAEVLEERSGGGNPNHSPDRLDRQCRQLKKKPVPRPFGERLGEGEKGAILPGFTLTPTLSLPGRGSLS; the protein is encoded by the coding sequence ATGCTCCGACTTCCCTATGGTATCAGCCATTTTCCCAAACTGGTGAACGAAAATTATCATTTCATCGACCGCACTCCGTTTCTGGAAAAACTGGAAAATCTCCCGGAAGCCTATCTGGTGTTTCTGCGTCCCCGACGCTTTGGCAAGAGCCTGTGGATTTCGATTCTGCATCACTATTACGGCCTGGAACACAAACATCGGTTCGGGGAATTGTTCGGCAAATACCGGATCGGGCAACAGCCCACACCCCTAGCCGGAACTTACCATGTCCTGAGGTTTGAGTTCAGCGGGATTCACACCGACACACCGGAAAGCACACGTCAGGGTTTTGCCTTCAATGTTCTGAGCGGACTCCGGAATTTTGAGCAGGACTATGGCCTGACTCCGCTTGATTTCGCGGACAATCTGGAGGCGTCCCAACTGCTGAAGCAGTTTCTGGATCAGCATAAGGACAAAAAGATCTATCTGCTGATTGACGAATATGACCATTTCGCCAATGAGATCCTGGGCTTCCAGTTCGATCATTTTTCCGACATGGTGAGCGGAAACGGATTTGTGCGCAAATTTTACGAGGCGATCAAGGAAGCCACGGGCCGGGGAATTATCGACCGGATGTTCATCACCGGTGTTTCCCCTGTCACTCTCGACAGCCTGACCAGTGGATTCAACATTGCCAAACATCTGAGTCTGAGCAAAATTTTCCATCCGATGATGGGTTTTACCGAAGAGGAAACCCGTGAGATTTTCCAGGGAGTTGGTTGTACGGAAGACCGGATTGAGGCGGTTATGGCCGATGCCCGCAAGTGGTATAACGGTTATCGCTTTGAACCCGACTGCCCCCGGTTCTACAATCCGGACATGGTGCTGTATTTCGCCAATGAATATTCCCACGAACTCAAATATCCCCGTGAGATGCTGGACGTCAACATCGCCAGTGACTACGGCAAGATCCGGAGACTGTTTGATTTACGCGACCGACAGCGGAATCATGAGGTGCTGGATCAGCTCATGCGGGAAGGCTGTCTGTATTCCTCTTTGACTTCCCAGTTCAGTTTTGACAAACGCTTCACCACCCAGGATTTCATCAGCCTGCTGTTTTATCTCGGACTCATCAGCATCGATCAGGACATGGGCAACCGTCTGCGATTCAAAATTCCCAACTATGTGATGGAAGGTCTGTACTGGCAATTTTTTGCCGAGGTGTTGGAGGAACGTTCCGGGGGTGGAAACCCGAACCATTCTCCGGACCGACTGGACCGCCAATGTCGTCAACTTAAGAAAAAACCAGTCCCTCGCCCCTTTGGGGAGAGGTTAGGTGAGGGGGAAAAGGGAGCGATTCTGCCAGGTTTCACCCTCACCCCAACCCTCTCCCTTCCAGGGCGAGGGAGCTTAAGTTGA
- a CDS encoding DUF1566 domain-containing protein, translated as MYQTVSALTLPDTGQTTSYTSTFGEDHDYTLRAPSYTNNGSTITDNITGLVWQKEDDNNIYPWGGAVTYCDNLTLGSQSDWRLPTRRELMSIVDYGVFNPGINSTYFPNTNSSSYWSSSSNANNSSEAWRVYFDFGNVSSTLKFFSYNVRCVRGG; from the coding sequence GTGTATCAGACGGTCTCAGCGTTGACACTACCTGATACCGGACAAACGACTTCATACACCAGCACTTTCGGTGAAGACCATGATTACACACTCCGTGCACCGTCTTACACCAACAATGGCAGTACGATCACGGACAATATCACCGGACTGGTGTGGCAGAAGGAAGATGACAACAATATCTACCCCTGGGGCGGCGCGGTAACGTATTGTGATAATCTGACGCTGGGCAGTCAATCGGACTGGCGCTTGCCCACCCGCCGGGAACTGATGAGCATCGTGGATTATGGAGTGTTCAATCCAGGCATCAACAGTACGTATTTCCCGAACACGAATTCCTCGTCGTATTGGTCTTCGTCGTCGAACGCCAACAATTCGAGCGAAGCATGGCGCGTATACTTCGACTTCGGCAACGTGAGCTCCACCCTTAAGTTCTTTAGCTACAATGTCCGGTGCGTTCGTGGAGGGTGA
- a CDS encoding DUF1566 domain-containing protein, protein MKAIIQGLMLCGWIFIQGWNVHAAIPYTDNGNGTVTDSWTQLVWQKEDDDTTRTWEQALTYCEALVLGGQNDWRLPNIRELESLVDAATYSPAINSTYFPNTNSSNYWSSSSNANYSSDAWMVLFIGGSVGYGNKSGTYYVRCVRGGS, encoded by the coding sequence ATGAAAGCAATCATTCAAGGACTCATGTTATGCGGATGGATCTTCATTCAGGGCTGGAATGTTCACGCCGCCATCCCCTACACGGACAACGGGAACGGCACGGTGACTGACAGTTGGACTCAACTGGTGTGGCAAAAGGAAGATGATGACACCACCCGCACGTGGGAACAGGCGTTGACCTATTGTGAAGCACTGGTGCTGGGCGGACAGAACGACTGGCGCCTGCCCAACATCCGTGAACTGGAATCCCTTGTGGATGCCGCCACCTATTCCCCGGCAATCAACAGCACGTATTTCCCGAATACGAATTCCTCGAACTATTGGTCTTCGTCGTCGAATGCCAACTATTCGAGTGACGCGTGGATGGTGCTCTTCATCGGCGGCTCCGTGGGCTACGGCAATAAGTCCGGTACCTACTATGTCCGGTGCGTTCGTGGAGGATCGTGA
- a CDS encoding nucleotidyltransferase domain-containing protein, producing the protein MKQKELIQHVKQAIFEVEPNAEVILYGSRSRGDFNNDSDWDFLILVDRVVSDKQVDCIRHRLYEIEWQAGEVISSIIRSRQEWNSPLYQVMPLHQRIEQEGIKV; encoded by the coding sequence ATGAAACAAAAAGAGTTAATTCAACACGTGAAACAAGCTATTTTTGAAGTAGAACCTAATGCCGAAGTGATTCTGTATGGTTCACGTTCGCGTGGTGATTTTAACAATGATTCGGATTGGGATTTTCTAATTTTAGTAGACCGAGTGGTCTCTGATAAGCAGGTTGATTGTATCAGACATCGTCTATATGAAATCGAGTGGCAAGCGGGAGAAGTTATTTCCTCCATTATACGAAGTCGCCAAGAGTGGAATAGCCCCCTGTACCAAGTGATGCCCTTACATCAGCGTATTGAACAGGAAGGAATCAAAGTGTGA
- a CDS encoding HEPN domain-containing protein, which translates to MTESIKDLVNYRLTRSEETLEEARILANVGHWNACVNRLYYACFYAVSALLILDNLSCCGLITLEYAYSRSSAKVKKKEVDFLDSRVFARNDTVE; encoded by the coding sequence GTGACAGAATCCATTAAAGACTTGGTAAATTATCGTTTGACACGTTCTGAGGAGACTTTGGAAGAAGCTAGAATTTTAGCCAATGTCGGACACTGGAACGCCTGTGTTAATCGTCTCTACTATGCTTGTTTCTATGCGGTATCCGCTCTATTAATTCTGGATAATCTTTCTTGTTGTGGTCTAATAACTTTGGAGTATGCATATTCCCGATCCTCTGCTAAAGTGAAGAAAAAGGAGGTGGATTTTCTGGATTCCAGGGTTTTCGCCCGGAATGATACTGTGGAGTGA
- a CDS encoding chemotaxis response regulator protein-glutamate methylesterase has translation MTIKVLIIDDSALARQVLSQILASDPDIEVVGTASDAHIALNKIRTLNPQVLILELKMQEMDGLVFLERLMKTQPLPVVVVSTLGQKDAPASVAALKLGAVSVIAKPKADLRHQLQELSAEIIQAVKTAPPVKTVRTRPETPASAVSRKQTEMSVSRSSTPYQVIAFGASTGGTEALMEVLKALPPGIPPIVIVQHMPPGFTRSFAAMLNDQTALSVKEAVTGDILRSGHVLLAPGDQHMVLKTVGNGLFMVELHEGEPVNRHRPSVDVLFHSVASVVGKQALGIIMTGMGNDGAQGLLEMKQAGAQTIAQDEKSCVVFGMPKIAIQKGAVDFVLPLSAISFKVLSLTGLI, from the coding sequence GTGACCATCAAGGTTCTGATCATTGACGATTCAGCACTGGCAAGGCAGGTTTTGAGCCAGATCCTGGCATCAGATCCTGACATTGAAGTGGTTGGAACCGCCTCGGACGCGCATATCGCGTTGAACAAGATCCGCACGTTGAATCCGCAGGTATTGATCCTCGAACTGAAAATGCAGGAAATGGATGGGCTGGTTTTTCTGGAACGATTGATGAAAACCCAACCCTTGCCGGTGGTGGTGGTGAGCACCTTGGGCCAGAAAGACGCGCCAGCCTCCGTTGCGGCACTCAAACTGGGAGCGGTGTCTGTCATTGCCAAACCCAAAGCGGATTTGAGGCACCAGCTTCAGGAATTGTCTGCTGAAATCATACAGGCTGTCAAAACCGCGCCTCCCGTCAAAACAGTTCGAACCCGTCCGGAAACACCTGCGTCAGCAGTGAGCAGGAAACAAACGGAAATGTCCGTTTCCCGGTCGTCCACTCCATACCAGGTAATCGCCTTCGGTGCCTCCACCGGCGGAACTGAAGCCTTGATGGAAGTTTTGAAAGCGCTTCCTCCCGGGATTCCGCCAATAGTGATTGTTCAGCACATGCCACCGGGATTTACCCGATCCTTCGCCGCCATGCTCAATGATCAGACAGCACTGTCTGTCAAGGAAGCTGTCACTGGCGACATACTGCGATCCGGGCATGTGCTTCTCGCTCCGGGTGATCAACACATGGTGCTCAAGACCGTGGGCAATGGACTGTTCATGGTTGAGTTGCATGAAGGCGAACCTGTCAACAGACATCGCCCCTCGGTGGATGTGTTGTTTCATTCAGTGGCCTCTGTCGTTGGAAAACAGGCGTTGGGAATTATCATGACCGGAATGGGAAATGATGGCGCTCAGGGATTGCTCGAAATGAAGCAGGCAGGCGCACAGACGATTGCGCAGGATGAAAAAAGTTGCGTGGTGTTTGGTATGCCCAAAATCGCGATCCAGAAAGGCGCTGTGGACTTCGTGCTCCCGCTTTCTGCCATTTCCTTCAAAGTGTTGTCACTGACCGGCTTGATCTGA